From Stenotrophomonas sp. SAU14A_NAIMI4_8:
CACGCTCGCTCAGCGGGCTGCCCTTGACCAACTCAATAAGGTAATACAGCAGGTGCCCGCCGTCCAAGATGGGAATGGGCAGCAGGTTGATGATGCACAGGCTGAGCGACAGCAGCGCCAGGAACTGCAGGAACCAGTCGAAGCCACGCTTGGCCGAGATGTTGGCCACGCGGGCGATGGTGACCGGCCCGGAAACGTTCTGCAGCGAGGCCTTGCCGGTGACGATGCGGGCCATCATGGCCAGCGAATCGGCGCCCAGGCGGCCGGTCTCGCGCACCGCGGCGGTCACCGCATCCAGCGGGCCGTAGCGCATCAGGGTGTCGTAGGGCGGGCTGTAGGTGCTGGCGAATCCCACGCCGATCTGCCACTGCGGCTGGCCCTTGCCGTCCTTGCCCTGGCGCGGGGTGACTTCCAGCGCCAGGCGCTCGCCGCCGCGCAGGACTTCGATCATGCCCGGGCCGCCATGGCGGCCCAGTGCCTGGATTTCGGGGCTGACCTGTTCGGCGCTGTCGATGCGCTGGCCGTCGATGGCCACGATCAGGTCGCCGGCCTGCAGCTGCCCGGCCACGGCCGAATCGGCGGTCAGGCTGTCCACCAGCGCCGGCTGCATCCACGCCTGCCAGTGCAGGCCGGCCAGCAGCGGCACGCGGCGTTCGTCGAAGCCGGCCGGCAGCTGCGACAGCGGCAGGGTGCGGGTCTGCACCTGGTCGGCCAGGTCGACCACCTCCAACTTCACGTCGCGGCGGTCCATCGCGGCGGCAGTCAGCGCCATGCTGGCCTCGCCCAGGGTGACCACGCTGCGGTCATCCACGCGCAGCAGGCGATCGCCGCTGACCAGCCCGGCGGTGGCGGCCATGCCGGTGGCGCGGCCCAGGGTGGCCGAATAGTCCTGCTTGCCGATCACGAACATCGCCCACAGCAGCAGGATGCACAGCAGCAGGTTGGCGGCGGGGCCGGCGGCGACGATGGCGATGCGCTGCCACACGGTCTTGTGGTTGAAGGCCTGGCCGCGCTCGTGCGGGTGTACTTCCACCTCGCGCTCGTCCAGGAACTTCACATAGCCGCCCAGCGGCAGGGCGGCGATGGCGAATTCGGTGCCGTGTTTGTCGCGGCGCGACCACAGCGGCCGCCCGAAGCCGACCGAGAAGCGCAGCACCTTCACCCCGCACATCCGGCCCACCCAGTAGTGGCCGAACTCGTGGAAGGTGACCAGCAGCCCGAGGCTGACAATCATCCACCAGACCGATCCGATGAAGTCAGTCATGCAGGCTCACAGTGGCGGACAGGTTCGGAAGCGTCATTCGGTTCGTCGAGGCGTTCAGGCGGCGGCGATGGCGTTCAGGGTCAGGTGGCGTGCCCGCTGGTCGGCGGACAACAGGCCCTCCAGTGTATCGGCTGGCTCGCTGGGCAGTGTTGAAAGAGCGTTAGCAACCAGCGCCGGAATGGTCAGGAAACCGATCCGGCCCTGAAGAAACGCTGAAACCGCCTCCTCGTTGGCGGCGTTCAGCACTGCCGGGGCGGTACCGCCGGCCTGCATGGCCTGCCAGGCCAGGGCCAGGCAGGGGAAGGCCTCGGTATCGGGGGCCTCGAAATCCAGCCGGCCCTGGGCCAGCAGATCCAGCCCGCCCACGCCCGATTCGATGCGCTGCGGCCAGCCCAGGCCCACCGCCAGGGTGGTGCGCATGTCCGGCAGGCCCAGCTGGGCCAGGGTGGAGCCGTCGACGAACTCGACCAGCGAATGCACCAGGCTCTGCGGGTGCACCAGCACCTCGATGCGCTCGCCCGGTACGGCGAACAGGTGGTGGGCCTCGATCACTTCCAGGCCCTTGTTCATCAGGGTGGCCGAATCGACCGAGATCTTCGGGCCCATCGACCACTTCGGGTGCGCCACGGCCTGGGCCGGGGTGACCTGGGCCAGCTCGGCGCGGCTGCGGCCACGGAACGGGCCGCCCGAGGCGGTCAGCAGGATGCGGCGCACACCGGCGCCATCCAGGCTGGCATCGCGCGAGCGCAGGCACTGGAAGATGGCGCTGTGTTCGCTGTCGATGGGGATGATTTCGGCGCCGGCCTGGTCGGCGGTGCGGGTCAACAGTTCGCCGGCCAGCACCAGCGATTCCTTGTTGGCCAGCAGGATGCGCTTGCCCGCGGCGGCAGCGGCCAGGGTCGAGGACAGCCCGGCGGCGCCGACGATGGCGGCCACCACGGTGTCGCAGGCGTCGCTGGCGGCCAGCTGGTCCAGAGCAGCCGCACCGGCGTGCGCTTCGGTGGCCAGGCCGGCCTCGCGCAGGCCGTCGCGCAGCGGCGCGAACAGGGTCTCATCGGCAATGACCGCGTGCGCCGGGCGATGCACCCGGCACAGCGCCAGCAGCGCCTCTACCTGGCGGCCGGCGGCCAGCACGGTGGCCTGGTACTGCTGCGGATGGCGGGCGATCACGTCCAGCGTGGAGGCGCCGATGGAACCGGTGGCGCCGAACACGGCGACCCGGCGGGGGTGTGCAGCAACGTCCATGGTCAGAACCCGAAGATTTCCTTGCCCAGCGCGAACACCGGCAGGGCAGCCAGCACGCCGTCGATGCGGTCCAGCACGCCGCCGTGGCCCGGGATGAGGTGGCCCGAATCCTTGGCACCGGCGTGGCGCTTGATCAGGCTTTCGTACAGATCACCCAGCACCGAGGCGAACACGGCCACCACGGCGGTGACCAGCAGGCCCGGCAGGTGCGCGGTGTCGACCCCGGCCAGCAGGCCCAGGCCGACGGCCACGGCCACGCCGGCCACCAGCCCGCCCAGCAGGCCTTCCCAGGTCTTGTTGGGGCTGATGCGCGGGGCCAGCTTGTGCTTGCCGAAGCGGCGGCCGGCGAAGTACGCGCCGGAATCGGCGGCCCAGACCAGGGCCAGCGCGGCGAACAGCCACAGGTGACCGTTGCCGCTGCGGGTGGTATCGACATCGCCACCGGCGTGGATGAGCACCAGCGCCGCCCACGACGGCACGATGGCCAGAGTGCCGGCCAGCAGCTTCAGGATGCGCGCCGGGCTGCCCGGCTGCGCGCCGAACTGGTAGAAGCGCAGCCACAGCAGGGCGCACAGCCACCAGCCTACGCCCACCAGAGTGGCGATCTGGTACAGCACCAGGCTGCCGGCATCGGCCCAGACCAGCAGCACCATCAGCAGCAGGTTCAGCACCAGCAGCACGGTACGGGCCAGGGTGTCTTCCACGTCGGCCAGCTTCAGCCATTCCCACAGGCCGACAAGGAACACGGCGGCCGCGGCGGCGGCCAGCCACTGCGTGGGCAGCAGCAGGATCGCGGCGATGGCGACCGGCGCCATGATCAGCGCGGCGAGGACTCGGGTCTTGGTCATGGGTTGGACGTCTCGGTGGCCATGGCGGCGATCTGGGCGCTGGTCAGGCCGAAGCGGCGCTCACGGCTGGCATAGGCGTCCAGCGCCTGTTGCAGCAGGGCGGCGTCGAAATCCGGCCACAGCGCTTCGGTGAACCACAGCTCGGTATACGCCAGCTGCCACAGCAGGAAATTGCTGATCCGGGTATCGCCACCGGTACGGATGAACAGATCCGGCGGCGGCAGGTCGGCCAGGGCGACCTGGCGGCCCAGCAGCGCTTCGTCTATCTGCTCGGGCAACAGGCGGCCGGCGGCCACTTCCACCGCCAGCGCGCGGGCGGCACGGGCGATGTCCTGGCGCCCGCCGTAGCTGGCGGCGATGGACAGGGTCAGGGTGGTGTTGTCGGCGGTGCGCTGTTCGGCCAGCTGCATGCGGCTGACCAGCCCGGCGCCGAAGCGCTCGCGTTCGCCGATGAAGCGCACGCGCACGCCGCGCCGATGCAGCTCGTCCACTTCGCGATCGAGCGCGCCGAGGAAGAGCTTCATCAGGGCATCGACTTCGTCCTGCGGCCGGCCCCAGTTCTCGCTGGAAAACGCGAACAGGGTCAGCGCCGGAATGCCCAGTTCAAGGCAGCGCTCGATGGTGCGGTTGACCGCGCGGGCGCCGGCGCGGTGGCCGATGACGCGCGGACGACGGCGCTGCTGTGCCCAGCGCCCGTTGCCATCCATGATGATGGCAACGTGGCGGGGCAGGGCGGCCGGCAGATGTGGCGGGACTGAAGGCATCGACTTCAGACCGACAGCAGTTCCTTTTCCTTGTCGGCCACGACTTTGTCGACATCCTTGATGTTGCTGTCGGTCAGCTTCTGGATGTCGTCTTCGCCGCGCTTCTTTTCGTCTTCGCTGATCGCCTTGTCCTTGACCAGCTTGGCGATTTCCTTGTTCGCATCCTGGCGGATATTGCGGATGGCGATCTTGGCGCCTTCGCCTTCCTTCTGCACCTGCTTGGCCAGTTCCTTGCGACGCTCTTCGGTCGGCGGCGGCATGTTGATGCGGATCGCGGTGCCCAGGGTGTTCGGGGTGAACTCGGCGTTGTACAGGCCCTTCTCGATCTCCTTGATCATGCTCTTGTCGAAGGGCGTGACCAGCAGGGAGTGGGCGTCGGCATTGGAAATGGACGCGACCTGGTTCAGCGGGGTGCTGGCATTGCCGTAGGCATTGACCGTCACGCGGTCCAGCAGCGCCGGCGTGGCGCGGCCGGTGCGGATGGAGGTGAGGGTGTGCTTCAGAGCGTCGATGCTCTTGGCCATGCGCGTCTGCGCGTTGTTCTTGATGTCGTTGAGCATCGCCCGGGTCCTGGATGTAACTGGAATCGGGCGATTATAGGCGAATACGGGACGCTGCCGGGCCTGGATCGGCCCGGGGCCCGGTTGCCGCTCAGGCTCAGGCCGGGTCGCGGCCCTGCACCAGGGTGCCGATGTTGGCGCCGTTGAGGATCTTCAGCAGTTCGCCCGGCTGGCCCATGTCGAACACGCGCATCGGCAGGTCGCTGTCGCGGGCCAGGGCGAAGGCGGCGGTATCCATCACTTCCAGGCCGCGACGGATCACTTCGTCGTAGCTCAGGCTGTCAAAGCGCACCGCGTCGCTGTACTTGTTCGGGTCCTTGTCGTACACGCCATCCACCTTGGTTGCCTTCAGCAGCAGGTCGGCGCCGATCTCGATGGCGCGCAGGGCAGCACCCGAATCGGTGGTGAAGAACGGGCTGCCGACGCCGGCGGCGAAGATCACCAGACGGCCCTTTTCCAGGTGGCGGATGGCGCGGCGACGGATGTAGTCCTCGCACACGTCGTTGATCTTGATGGCGCTCATCACGCGGGCCTTGGCGCCCAGCTTTTCCAGCGCGTCCTGCATGGCCAGGGCGTTGATGACCGTGGCCAGCATGCCCATCTGGTCACCGGTGACGCGGTCCATGCCGCCTGCGGCCAGGCCGGCGCCACGGAAGATGTTGCCGCCGCCGATCACCAGGGCCACTTCGGCACCGGCCTGCTGGGCCTCGATGACTTCACGGGCCAGGCGGTTGATGATCTTCGGGTCGATGCCGTAGTCCTCATCTCCCATCAGCGCCTCCCCGGACAGTTTCAGAAGGATGCGGCGATAGGCGAGCTTGGACATGAGGACCTCGGGTGCGTGGAAATCGCGGGCGATTCTACGCGCATGCAGCGCGCGGCCAAAGCGTTTTGTGCGCTGCGGCGCGATTTGGCGTGATCCCCCGGCCCGGGCCAGGGGATCCATTCAGCCAAGCTCGAGGCCTGCAGTCGCCGACAGCTCATCATGCCCCAGTTCGCCAGGCGAGCGGGCGATGACCCGGTTGCGGCCCAGGTTCTTGGAGCGGTACAGCACGTCATCGGCCGCGCGCAGCAGGTCCTGCACGGTGGCAAAGCGCTCGTAGCCGCCCT
This genomic window contains:
- a CDS encoding phosphatidate cytidylyltransferase, giving the protein MTKTRVLAALIMAPVAIAAILLLPTQWLAAAAAAVFLVGLWEWLKLADVEDTLARTVLLVLNLLLMVLLVWADAGSLVLYQIATLVGVGWWLCALLWLRFYQFGAQPGSPARILKLLAGTLAIVPSWAALVLIHAGGDVDTTRSGNGHLWLFAALALVWAADSGAYFAGRRFGKHKLAPRISPNKTWEGLLGGLVAGVAVAVGLGLLAGVDTAHLPGLLVTAVVAVFASVLGDLYESLIKRHAGAKDSGHLIPGHGGVLDRIDGVLAALPVFALGKEIFGF
- the frr gene encoding ribosome recycling factor, translated to MLNDIKNNAQTRMAKSIDALKHTLTSIRTGRATPALLDRVTVNAYGNASTPLNQVASISNADAHSLLVTPFDKSMIKEIEKGLYNAEFTPNTLGTAIRINMPPPTEERRKELAKQVQKEGEGAKIAIRNIRQDANKEIAKLVKDKAISEDEKKRGEDDIQKLTDSNIKDVDKVVADKEKELLSV
- the rseP gene encoding RIP metalloprotease RseP; its protein translation is MTDFIGSVWWMIVSLGLLVTFHEFGHYWVGRMCGVKVLRFSVGFGRPLWSRRDKHGTEFAIAALPLGGYVKFLDEREVEVHPHERGQAFNHKTVWQRIAIVAAGPAANLLLCILLLWAMFVIGKQDYSATLGRATGMAATAGLVSGDRLLRVDDRSVVTLGEASMALTAAAMDRRDVKLEVVDLADQVQTRTLPLSQLPAGFDERRVPLLAGLHWQAWMQPALVDSLTADSAVAGQLQAGDLIVAIDGQRIDSAEQVSPEIQALGRHGGPGMIEVLRGGERLALEVTPRQGKDGKGQPQWQIGVGFASTYSPPYDTLMRYGPLDAVTAAVRETGRLGADSLAMMARIVTGKASLQNVSGPVTIARVANISAKRGFDWFLQFLALLSLSLCIINLLPIPILDGGHLLYYLIELVKGSPLSERAIAAGQYIGLALLAGLMGLAFYNDILGLVPR
- the uppS gene encoding polyprenyl diphosphate synthase; protein product: MPSVPPHLPAALPRHVAIIMDGNGRWAQQRRRPRVIGHRAGARAVNRTIERCLELGIPALTLFAFSSENWGRPQDEVDALMKLFLGALDREVDELHRRGVRVRFIGERERFGAGLVSRMQLAEQRTADNTTLTLSIAASYGGRQDIARAARALAVEVAAGRLLPEQIDEALLGRQVALADLPPPDLFIRTGGDTRISNFLLWQLAYTELWFTEALWPDFDAALLQQALDAYASRERRFGLTSAQIAAMATETSNP
- the dxr gene encoding 1-deoxy-D-xylulose-5-phosphate reductoisomerase → MDVAAHPRRVAVFGATGSIGASTLDVIARHPQQYQATVLAAGRQVEALLALCRVHRPAHAVIADETLFAPLRDGLREAGLATEAHAGAAALDQLAASDACDTVVAAIVGAAGLSSTLAAAAAGKRILLANKESLVLAGELLTRTADQAGAEIIPIDSEHSAIFQCLRSRDASLDGAGVRRILLTASGGPFRGRSRAELAQVTPAQAVAHPKWSMGPKISVDSATLMNKGLEVIEAHHLFAVPGERIEVLVHPQSLVHSLVEFVDGSTLAQLGLPDMRTTLAVGLGWPQRIESGVGGLDLLAQGRLDFEAPDTEAFPCLALAWQAMQAGGTAPAVLNAANEEAVSAFLQGRIGFLTIPALVANALSTLPSEPADTLEGLLSADQRARHLTLNAIAAA
- the pyrH gene encoding UMP kinase, with translation MSKLAYRRILLKLSGEALMGDEDYGIDPKIINRLAREVIEAQQAGAEVALVIGGGNIFRGAGLAAGGMDRVTGDQMGMLATVINALAMQDALEKLGAKARVMSAIKINDVCEDYIRRRAIRHLEKGRLVIFAAGVGSPFFTTDSGAALRAIEIGADLLLKATKVDGVYDKDPNKYSDAVRFDSLSYDEVIRRGLEVMDTAAFALARDSDLPMRVFDMGQPGELLKILNGANIGTLVQGRDPA